In the genome of Bryobacteraceae bacterium, one region contains:
- a CDS encoding acyl-CoA thioesterase has protein sequence MGKPVRESQSVYTEFTLPNDANSLGTLFGGKLMQFVDLAAALAASRHARCPVVTASIDQMTFLRPVEIGQLVVLRSSVNRVFRTSMEVGVRVSVEDLQTGEVSHVSSAYLTFVALDKDRRRVEIEPVIPETEEERRRYEEAGERRAYRLQTRQRVMARAGGTGGPA, from the coding sequence ATGGGCAAACCGGTTCGCGAATCGCAGTCGGTGTACACGGAGTTCACGCTACCCAACGACGCCAATTCGCTGGGGACGCTGTTCGGCGGCAAACTGATGCAGTTCGTCGACCTGGCTGCGGCGCTGGCGGCGTCGCGGCATGCGCGGTGTCCCGTAGTGACCGCTTCGATCGACCAGATGACGTTCCTCCGGCCGGTGGAGATCGGGCAGTTGGTGGTGCTGCGGTCCAGCGTGAACCGCGTCTTCCGGACTTCGATGGAGGTGGGCGTGCGCGTTTCGGTAGAGGATCTGCAGACCGGAGAAGTATCGCACGTGTCGTCGGCCTACTTGACCTTCGTGGCGCTCGACAAGGACCGGCGCCGCGTGGAGATCGAGCCGGTGATTCCAGAGACCGAGGAGGAGAGGCGGCGGTACGAGGAAGCCGGGGAACGGCGGGCTTACCGCCTGCAGACCCGGCAGCGGGTGATGGCGCGAGCGGGAGGAACCGGCGGGCCGGCGTAG